A genome region from Rattus norvegicus strain BN/NHsdMcwi chromosome 17, GRCr8, whole genome shotgun sequence includes the following:
- the Hist1h4m gene encoding histone H4, which yields MSGRGKGGKGLGKGGAKRHRKVLRDNIQGITKPAIRRLARRGGVKRISGLIYEETRGVLKVFLENVIRDAVTYTEHAKRKTVTAMDVVYALKRQGRTLYGFGG from the coding sequence ATGTCTGGCCGAGGTAAGGGCGGGAAGGGTCTGGGCAAAGGCGGCGCTAAGCGCCACCGCAAAGTCCTGCGCGACAACATCCAGGGCATCACTAAGCCCGCCATCCGCCGCTTGGCTCGGCGGGGAGGAGTGAAGCGCATCTCCGGCCTCATCTACGAGGAGACCCGCGGTGTGCTGAAGGTGTTCCTGGAGAACGTGATCCGCGACGCCGTCACCTACACAGAGCACGCCAAGCGCAAGACTGTCACTGCCATGGATGTTGTCTATGCGCTTAAGCGCCAGGGCCGCACTCTCTACGGCTTCGGTGGTTGA